CCGGAGCGGTTTTAAATATCAACGGAACTCAGGCCGATCAGGTTATTCTTCGTGGTGACAGAAACGATCCTTATTATGATACGATTCCTAAAAACTGGAATTCTATTAAAATGGAAGCTAACTCTATCCTTAAGATGAACCATGCCAGGCTTTTCGGAGGTACAAGAGGGCTTGATATGAAGCAAACCAACGCTACAATTACCAATTCATTTATTCATACTTTCTTTGAATATGGAATTTATGCAGTGGGTTCTACCGTGAATGCCAACAATCTGGTGATGAACAATTGTGGTTTATCCTGTGTCGGAATCTTCCTTGGAGGAAAACATAGCTATACCCATGCTACAATTGCCAATTATTCCAAAACGATGAGTTCTTTTGACAGAACAGGAATTTTTGCTGCCAATGAATGGAAAAATGATGCCGGACAGACCCAACAGGGAGCTTTGCAGCTGCTTGATATAAAAAACAGTATCGTATATTCTGACAGGGATGATGCTGTTCATTTTGAAAAAACTCCGGGACAACAGTTTGAATTCTTACTTCAAAATTCATTAATCAAATATACCAGTGCCACAGGATCCGGTTTCACGTTTGACAACAATCCCAATGTAATCCAAACGGTAAAGAATGCTGAGCCTCAGTTTGTCAATTATTTTATGGCTAAAATGAATCTAAGAGTAAAAACGGGTTCTCCAGCTATTGGAAAAGGAAATACAGCTGTAGCTGCAACCGTACCTACTGATATTGTAGGTGTATCCAGAACCACTAATCCCACTTTAGGAGCTTATCAATAATGGAAATTACGCAGTTGCAACAGCAGGTAGATGAATGGATCAAAACCATTGGGGTAAGATATTTTAATGAGCTGACCAATATGGCGATGCTTACAGAAGAGGTAGGCGAAGTAGCCAGAATTATTGCCAGAAGATATGGTGAACAAAGCGAAAAGGAAAGTGATAAGACGAAAGATCTCGGTGAAGAACTGGCAGATGTACTTTTTGTAACACTATGTCTGGCCAATCAAACCGGGGTTAATCTGCAGGACGCTTTCGACAGAAAAATGAAAATCAAAACTGACCGGGATAAAGACCGGCATCAGAATAACGAAAAATTGAAATAATGATAAATGATGAGTTCTGAATTATAAATGAATTTTAAACTCATCATTTTTACTATAATGTAGATCATAATGAAGAAGCTAGAAAAATCAAAATTATCAGAAAATAAAACAGTACAGATCAGCGGTTCGAAAAGTATTTCGAATCGTTTATTGATTCTGGAAAGCCTGTTTAGCAATATAAAAATTGGAAATCTATCCAATTCTCAGGATACGCAATTGTTAAAAAAAGCATTATCTGAGGATACGGAAGTGGTAGACATCCATCATGCGGGAACAGCAATGCGTTTCCTTACTTCTTATTATTCTATTCAGGAAGGTAAAACAACAATACTTACCGGCTCAGGCAGAATGAAAGAAAGGCCCATCAAGAATCTTGTAAGTGCTTTGAGAGATCTTGGAGTGGAAATTGAATACATGGAGAATGAAGGATTTCCCCCTTTAAAAATTAAAGGAAGAAAGATTACCCAGACTTCAGTACATGTTCCTGCCAATATTTCAAGCCAGTTTATCACCTCCCTGCTTCTTATTGCCGGAAAACTGGAAAACGGACTGATGATTAATCTCGTAGGAGATGTTACTTCAAGGTCTTATATTGAAATGACTCTTGACATTCTTACAAAATTTGGTATCCAAAGCAGCTTTGAAGGAAATACAATTAAAGTAGAGCCTTTCACTCCTAATGATTCTGCTGCAGTGCATTATGAGGTGGAAAGTGACTGGAGTTCGGCTTCTTATTTCTATTCGATCTGTGCGCTGGGAAGAAAAACGATTCACCTGAAAAGTTTTTACAAAGAGTCAACACAGGGAGATTCAGCCATTGCTGATATCTACGAGAAGTTCTTCGGAATCAAAACTACATTCTCTGAAGATAAGCATCAACTCACGCTGGAACCTCAGCCTGATTTTGCTTTCCCGGAAAAAATTATCCTGGATATGAATAACTGTCCGGATATTGCACAAACTCTTTGTGTAACAGCCGCCGCTTTAAAAATTCCTTTTGACATTTCCGGATTGGGAACATTAAGAGTAAAAGAAACAGACAGACTTCTTGCTTTATATAATGAACTTAAAAAACTGGGTACTGAAACAGAAATCACAGATCTAACCATTAAATCTATCAGTTTCGGAGAACCGGAAAACGATATTTCAATTAAAACCTATCAGGATCACAGAATGGCAATGAGTTTTGCTCCGTTCTGCCTGATTAAAGAACTCAATATAGAGGATGAAGATGTTGTAGAAAAATCTTATCCAGTGTTTTGGGAAGACCTTGAAAGTATCCTAACACATTAATTTAATCCTATAAAGTGTGGTAATTTGAAAATTATTTTAATTTCGGATTACCACATTTTTACAATGAAGCTGTTTAAAGTTGTATATCTTAAAAACCATTAAGAAGGATTGAAGAAATAAAGTATAGTTAAGATGAATCATTCTGATTTTTAAGCTTAAAAGCGAAGCTTATCTTAATACTTTCAACACCTTAATACAATCTTAATGTTTCAAAAACAACAGTTTAAACAAATTAAATATAATAATGATGAAACATTTCTTTTCCTTTTTGGTTGTTTTATCTGCGACAAGCTTATACGCTCAGAATCTGAAAGATTTTTCAGTTCCGAAAGGATATACAAAGATTACTGAAACCAAAGGTGATCTTGACAAAGATGGAAAGGATGAAATGGTATTGGTATTTGATACAAACATAAAGGCATCAGACACACAAAACCTGGAAGGGACAGCTGACAACAAAAGGGTTTTCTATATTCTGAAAAATGAAAATGGTAGCCTGAAAATATGGAAAGAAAATTCTACTCTGCTTTTCTCCAGTGGAACAGGGTTCTATCCTTCCGACAACAGTCTTGAGGTCAATATTAAAAATGGCAGCCTTCATATTGCCCAATCTTTTTTTACCAATTCAAGGCATACCCAGAAATACAAACATACTTTCAGGTTTCAAAACGGAGATTTCTATCTGATAGGATCTCATGATCATTTTGAAGACACCTGTGATTTCAATTTTACCAATGAAATCAATTTTTCTACAGGAAAAGTAATTATTGACAAAACTTTCTCATCCTGTGATGATTACGCCAAAATACCCCCAAATTATCACAAAGAATTTACTTATAAACTTCAGACTCTTATCAAGATGAATGATTTCAAAATCGGGGAACATAAATTTAAAATACCTGGATTAAAGGAGGATTTTGTATTTTAGGATGGAAGCATGAAGCTGGGTGCTGGAGGTTACTGTTTAACGGTTAATCTATGATAGCAGCTTTTATTGTAAATACTTTCTCTTTAAAATCGGAGTATTCTTTAACTATTAACAACTTCTCCTCTTCCATCCTCCAGCTTCTAGCTCCCTGACTTTATACCAACTTAATCATCTCTTAAAGTTAAATTAACTCCTCCTATTTTGATATATTCTTATTTTTAAGCTACCTTAAAAAATAAAAAAACTATGTTCAAACAAAACATGAAGCGTTTCACAGCCATTACTCTTGGCGTTGTTACTGCATCCATCTTTTTTTCCTGCTCAAACGACAGTATGCTGGAAAGAGATTCTAATGAAAACAATTTAGCTTCTTTCACAAAAGCCGGCAGGACTTCTTTAGCTCCTATCGAAATGAATAGCTGGATGTCTGGTCTTCAGGACAATATTTCAATTTCAAAAATCTCAATTCCCGGAACCCATGATTCCGGAGCTCGTGTAGATGCCCCTGTTGTATCAGGTACGGCTAAAACCCAA
This region of Chryseobacterium culicis genomic DNA includes:
- a CDS encoding nucleotide pyrophosphohydrolase; this translates as MEITQLQQQVDEWIKTIGVRYFNELTNMAMLTEEVGEVARIIARRYGEQSEKESDKTKDLGEELADVLFVTLCLANQTGVNLQDAFDRKMKIKTDRDKDRHQNNEKLK
- a CDS encoding 3-phosphoshikimate 1-carboxyvinyltransferase — encoded protein: MKKLEKSKLSENKTVQISGSKSISNRLLILESLFSNIKIGNLSNSQDTQLLKKALSEDTEVVDIHHAGTAMRFLTSYYSIQEGKTTILTGSGRMKERPIKNLVSALRDLGVEIEYMENEGFPPLKIKGRKITQTSVHVPANISSQFITSLLLIAGKLENGLMINLVGDVTSRSYIEMTLDILTKFGIQSSFEGNTIKVEPFTPNDSAAVHYEVESDWSSASYFYSICALGRKTIHLKSFYKESTQGDSAIADIYEKFFGIKTTFSEDKHQLTLEPQPDFAFPEKIILDMNNCPDIAQTLCVTAAALKIPFDISGLGTLRVKETDRLLALYNELKKLGTETEITDLTIKSISFGEPENDISIKTYQDHRMAMSFAPFCLIKELNIEDEDVVEKSYPVFWEDLESILTH